A region from the Mercenaria mercenaria strain notata chromosome 7, MADL_Memer_1, whole genome shotgun sequence genome encodes:
- the LOC128558392 gene encoding vasopressin V1a receptor-like, with product MKMQNGSRVKSLRELEYEEEIRQIPLMVYLIVLCLSGIVGNTLVCYINARKKRLSTFRLFVIVLASVDLFTSGILLPAEVVIQFWQYTYYNVWICKLNLFAKVWTAMASGFLLLCIAIDRYRKVCRPFRMQISIRTARDMCLTTGIISIAVSWISPIIYGVQTREISRYNITISECAVTENMKQTLFPLLNNFIFALLFSGALSAILIMYGFIALRVKRQIKKKIGIHTKSGGKRKTPETETKVSNKRRDDSDDGLEYDMTTSDNTLDPTITNTGNGMDIEPTKKHGSVRNKIDKTANIKHGFYAKDSQRKRLRTSLIMFMVSIAFIITYMPVLCILLIRTVDKTFVTSLTDSGRTAYKFIYRSYFISSAINPLIYGIWDASFRQSCKTLFKCRNNCVTRTLSEK from the coding sequence ATGAAAATGCAAAATGGAAGTCGTGTAAAATCTTTGCGTGAACTGGAGTATGAAGAAGAAATCAGGCAAATTCCTTTGATGGTATACCTGATAGTTCTGTGTTTATCTGGAATAGTTGGAAATACTTTGGTATGCTATATAAACGCGAGGAAGAAAAGACTGTCCACTTTTCGTTTATTCGTCATTGTTTTAGCCTCCGTTGATTTATTTACAAGCGGTATTCTACTTCCGGCGGAAGTGGTGATACAATTCTGGCAGTATACCTATTACAATGTATGGATTTGCAAATTGAATCTATTTGCGAAAGTTTGGACGGCAATGGCGTCTGGATTCCTGCTATTATGTATAGCAATTGACCGCTATCGGAAAGTTTGTAGGCCATTCCGCATGCAGATATCAATTCGGACAGCCAGAGATATGTGCCTTACGACTGGAATTATAAGTATTGCTGTTTCATGGATATCTCCAATTATATACGGTGTACAAACCAGAGAAATCAGCAGATACAACATAACTATATCAGAATGTGCGGTCACTGAAAATATGAAACAGACACTGTTTCCgttattaaataatttcatttttgcaCTTTTATTTTCCGGAGCATTGTCAGCAATTCTAATTATGTACGGTTTTATTGCTCTTCGTGTAAAACGGCAAATTAAAAAGAAGATTGGCATACATACTAAAAGCGGAGGTAAAAGAAAGACACCAgaaactgaaacaaaagttaGCAACAAGAGAAGAGATGACAGTGACGATGGGCTAGAATATGACATGACAACTAGCGACAATACTTTAGACCCGACCATAACGAATACAGGCAATGGAATGGACATTGAACCTACGAAAAAACACGGAAGCGTTAGAAATAAAATAGACAAAACAGCGAACATAAAGCATGGTTTTTATGCCAAAGATTCTCAGAGAAAACGTTTAAGGACATCGCTAATAATGTTTATGGTTTCCATCGCGTTTATTATCACATATATGCCAGTGCTTTGCATACTTTTGATCCGAACTGTGGACAAGACGTTTGTAACGTCACTAACTGATTCTGGGAGAACGGCTTACAAGTTTATCTACAGGTCGTACTTCATAAGTAGCGCCATTAACCCCTTGATTTATGGGATATGGGATGCAAGTTTTAGACAGTCATGcaaaacattattcaaatgtaGGAACAATTGTGTAACGCGTACGTTGAGTGAAAAGTAA
- the LOC123555131 gene encoding cytochrome P450 3A13-like, producing the protein MYILGLFNVPWWLFWPIFVVLTFIVYSKYKKSYFSRRGIPGPKPALFLGNISAIGKQGLNNFDRKCADRYGPYFGSYYGNHPVLVICDPDIIREITISQFSKFYDRADTIETPKRWRDSLNNAKGMKWKYLRSIIQPTFSSAKIKKMRPILKRCLNDFISCLDDKLDDTENHVIDIYKMYTALTMDIICSTAFGIEVNSQKNADDQFVKNASKVLGVGITSAVIFLNFLFPDKALRKIIMFLSGDWVDKDAMKFLTETVRQAVKVRKEERSSEYHDLLKQMMDTQKMSVEHGISEDKSFEEMKNDGMSDEDIIINGIIFLAAGYETTSSLLSMATHSLAAYPDCQNRLSSEIDDVIGQRDDAISYDKILSMEYLGMFLQETLRMYPPAGRFNRQPNQDVEIKGLKLLKGEDVAFSTHALHRNPLYWSEPDRFDPERFASHSKDAIVPYSFIPFGAGPRNCVGMKLASVEVKMAIVRLLQHSRIERSSNFSVPPEITIKGGILRPKDGLFVKVVRR; encoded by the coding sequence atgtacattttaggATTATTCAATGTGCCATGGTGGCTATTTTGGCCTATTTTTGTGGTATTAACGTTTATTGTTTACTCAAAATACAAGAAAAGTTATTTCAGTCGTCGTGGAATTCCGGGACCAAAGCCGGCACTATTTCTTGGCAACATAAGCGCAATTGGAAAGCAAGGACTAAATAACTTCGATCGAAAATGTGCAGATAGATATGGACCTTATTTTGGAAGTTACTATGGCAACCACCCGGTGCTTGTAATATGTGACCCGGATATAATCCGTGAGATCACGATAAgtcaattttccaaattttatgaCCGAGCGGACACCATAGAGACGCCGAAAAGATGGCGGGATTCCCTAAACAACGCAAAAGGAATGAAATGGAAATATCTGCGGTCGATAATTCAGCCAACGTTCAGTTCGGCAAAGATTAAGAAAATGAGACCGATTTTGAAACGTTGCCTCAATGACTTTATCTCTTGTTTGGATGACAAGCTTGACGATACGGAAAATCACGTGattgatatatataaaatgtacaccGCTCTCACAATGGACATTATCTGTAGCACCGCCTTTGGAATCGAAGTAAACTCTCAGAAAAATGCGGACGATCAATTTGTTAAAAATGCTTCGAAAGTTCTTGGTGTTGGGATCACTAGTGCGGTTATTTTTCTAAACTTTTTGTTTCCGGACAAAGCACTTAGAAAAATTATAATGTTTTTATCCGGGGACTGGGTTGACAAAGACGCCATGAAATTTCTTACCGAGACAGTGCGACAAGCTGTGAAAGTCCGGAAGGAAGAGAGGTCATCCGAATATCATGATCTACTGAAGCAGATGATGGACACACAGAAAATGTCGGTAGAACATGGAATTTCGGAGGATAAATCATTcgaagaaatgaaaaatgatgGAATGAGCGATGAGGATATAATTATTAACGGAATAATCTTTCTGGCCGCCGGTTACGAAACCACGTCATCTTTGTTGTCAATGGCGACACACTCACTAGCTGCGTATCCAGACTGCCAGAACCGACTTTCCTCGGAGATCGATGACGTCATTGGTCAGAGAGATGATGCTATCAGTTATGATAAAATTCTGAGTATGGAATATTTGGGTATGTTTCTCCAAGAGACATTGCGAATGTATCCGCCAGCGGGACGCTTTAACCGTCAACCAAATCAAGACGTTGAGATAAAGGGACTTAAATTACTTAAAGGGGAAGATGTAGCGTTTTCTACGCATGCGCTCCATAGAAATCCGCTTTACTGGTCGGAACCGGATAGATTTGATCCCGAGAGGTTTGCTTCTCACAGCAAAGACGCCATTGTTCCGTACAGTTTTATTCCGTTTGGTGCTGGTCCGAGAAATTGCGTTGGGATGAAACTGGCATCAGTTGAAGTGAAGATGGCAATTGTTCGTCTGCTGCAACATTCACGTATTGAGAGGTCTTCTAATTTTAGCGTACCTCCGGAAATAACTATAAAAGGGGGAATTCTTAGACCAAAAGATGGACTATTTGTTAAAGTGGTTAGGCGATAG